The Streptosporangiales bacterium genome contains a region encoding:
- a CDS encoding LysE family translocator, with the protein MVELLPFLGLCLLITVTPGLDTAVVLRNTMQGGVGAGVRTGLGCALGLFVHAVAVAYGLAELLLRSETAFMVVKLVGAGVLVVLGGRSLWSAVRTRDAHQVADAAPARAPRGTPMLQGLLTNLTNPKATLFFMASLPQFVPMDRPAHAVPIALGLAMIAVLFSLTGLGLVAVGAGKVRHLLRSRRVRRIQEALLGTTLVALGVRVATE; encoded by the coding sequence ATGGTGGAGCTGTTGCCGTTCCTCGGGCTGTGTCTGCTGATCACCGTCACGCCGGGGCTCGATACGGCGGTCGTACTGCGAAACACGATGCAGGGCGGCGTCGGTGCCGGCGTGCGTACCGGGCTCGGTTGCGCGCTTGGCCTGTTCGTCCACGCGGTGGCGGTCGCGTACGGCCTCGCCGAGCTACTGCTGCGCAGTGAGACGGCGTTCATGGTGGTCAAGCTGGTCGGCGCGGGTGTGCTGGTCGTGCTCGGCGGCAGGTCGTTGTGGTCGGCGGTGCGTACGAGGGACGCACACCAGGTGGCCGATGCGGCACCCGCCCGCGCCCCGCGTGGTACGCCGATGCTGCAGGGGCTGCTGACCAACCTCACCAACCCCAAGGCGACGCTGTTCTTCATGGCGAGCCTGCCGCAGTTCGTCCCCATGGACCGGCCGGCGCACGCGGTGCCGATCGCGCTCGGACTCGCGATGATCGCCGTGCTGTTCAGCCTGACCGGCCTCGGCCTGGTCGCGGTCGGCGCCGGCAAGGTCAGGCACCTGCTGCGGTCGCGCCGGGTGCGGCGGATCCAGGAGGCGCTCTTGGGCACCACGTTGGTCGCCCTCGGCGTGCGGGTCGCCACCGAGTGA
- a CDS encoding iron chelate uptake ABC transporter family permease subunit codes for MNTTSLRPVGWAPEGGAQPAARVSRPLLALGLGVLAVTLLATALGSLFLGSRSIGIDVVVQALVHYDPANDDHVVILTSRLPRMLAGLGVGAALGVAGAVMQGVVRNPLGDPGLLGVNAGAALAVVCAIGFLGIGNASGYVWFAFAGAALVALLVYAVGSLGRDGATPVKLALAGAAVSAALTSVTTAVLLTDAATFDQFRFWTVGALTGRKLELVGRLAPFLVVGLVVALCTGRALNVLSLGDDVARALGQRVGRTRGVVAASAVVLCGAATALAGPIPFVGLVAPHAARLVTGPDYRWILPYSAVLAPLLLLLADVLGRLVARPGEVQVGIVLAFVGAPFLILLIRRRRLLEL; via the coding sequence GTGAACACGACCTCGCTGCGTCCCGTCGGCTGGGCCCCCGAGGGGGGAGCCCAGCCGGCGGCGCGTGTCTCCCGCCCGTTGCTCGCCCTCGGCCTCGGCGTCCTGGCCGTCACCCTGCTGGCGACGGCCTTGGGGAGCCTGTTCCTCGGCAGCCGGTCGATCGGCATCGACGTCGTGGTGCAGGCGCTCGTCCACTACGACCCGGCCAACGACGACCACGTGGTGATCCTGACCTCGCGGCTGCCCCGGATGCTCGCCGGCCTCGGTGTCGGTGCGGCGCTCGGGGTGGCGGGCGCCGTGATGCAGGGCGTGGTGCGCAACCCGCTCGGCGACCCGGGACTGCTGGGGGTGAACGCGGGTGCGGCGCTCGCCGTGGTGTGCGCGATCGGGTTCCTCGGCATCGGCAACGCGTCCGGTTACGTATGGTTCGCGTTCGCCGGCGCCGCCCTGGTGGCGCTGCTCGTCTACGCGGTCGGCTCGCTGGGCCGCGACGGCGCCACACCGGTCAAGCTCGCGCTCGCCGGTGCCGCTGTGTCGGCGGCGCTGACCTCGGTCACTACGGCGGTACTGCTCACCGACGCGGCCACGTTCGACCAGTTCAGGTTCTGGACGGTCGGCGCGCTGACCGGCAGGAAGCTGGAGCTGGTGGGGCGGCTCGCCCCGTTCCTCGTCGTCGGCCTGGTGGTGGCGCTGTGCACGGGACGGGCGCTGAACGTGCTCTCGCTCGGCGACGACGTCGCCCGTGCCCTCGGCCAGCGGGTGGGGCGCACCCGCGGCGTGGTTGCGGCAAGCGCGGTAGTGCTCTGCGGCGCCGCCACCGCGCTGGCCGGCCCGATCCCGTTCGTCGGGCTGGTCGCGCCGCACGCCGCGCGGCTCGTCACCGGACCCGACTACCGCTGGATCCTGCCGTACTCGGCGGTCCTCGCGCCGCTGCTGCTGTTGCTCGCCGACGTCCTCGGGCGCCTGGTGGCCCGTCCTGGCGAGGTGCAGGTCGGCATCGTCCTGGCGTTCGTCGGGGCGCCGTTCCTCATCCTGCTCATCCGCCGTCGACGGCTGCTGGAGCTGTGA
- a CDS encoding NAD(P)H-binding protein codes for MSMVRIAVTGATGQLGGQVARILAAEGHHVVAVSRNRADSLPGVEPAVADYADPAALRAALSGVDALVFVSSDGDAAKMMLHHRNVVHAAADSGIAHVVALSGLDADLASPFCYGVTNGYTEQLLRDTGCPYSVVRASIFTEFFLHWLTAARSSGEIRLPAAAARLSLVARTDVGRCLAALAVAGPTGRHHDVTGPAALDLNVIAAEAAAHWRTPIRYVEVSPAEHCVEMARAGEHPWWMYAYSSMFTSVRQHRWAATSDEVAALTGRPATALRDLLT; via the coding sequence ATGTCGATGGTGCGGATAGCGGTGACGGGTGCGACCGGGCAGTTGGGCGGCCAGGTGGCGCGGATCCTGGCGGCCGAAGGACACCACGTGGTCGCGGTGTCCAGGAACCGGGCCGACTCGCTGCCTGGCGTCGAGCCTGCGGTGGCGGACTACGCGGACCCCGCCGCCCTCCGTGCCGCGCTGAGCGGCGTGGACGCGCTGGTCTTCGTCTCCAGCGACGGCGACGCCGCGAAGATGATGCTCCACCACCGGAACGTCGTGCATGCCGCGGCCGACTCGGGCATCGCGCACGTCGTGGCACTCAGCGGCCTGGACGCCGACCTGGCATCGCCGTTCTGCTACGGCGTGACCAACGGCTACACAGAGCAGCTGCTGCGCGACACCGGCTGCCCGTACTCCGTCGTGCGGGCCTCGATCTTCACCGAGTTCTTCCTGCACTGGCTCACCGCGGCCAGGTCGTCGGGCGAGATCCGGCTGCCCGCAGCCGCCGCGCGCCTCTCGCTGGTGGCGCGCACGGACGTGGGCCGTTGCCTGGCCGCGCTCGCTGTGGCCGGGCCGACCGGCCGCCACCACGACGTGACCGGCCCGGCGGCGCTCGACCTGAACGTGATCGCCGCCGAAGCGGCGGCGCACTGGCGCACACCGATCAGGTACGTCGAGGTGTCGCCGGCAGAGCACTGCGTGGAGATGGCGCGGGCCGGCGAGCATCCGTGGTGGATGTACGCGTACTCGTCGATGTTCACCTCGGTCAGGCAACACCGCTGGGCGGCGACCTCGGACGAGGTGGCGGCCCTCACCGGGCGCCCCGCGACCGCGCTGCGCGACCTGCTGACGTGA
- a CDS encoding NDMA-dependent alcohol dehydrogenase: MKTKAAVLRDVGKPFEITELDVDGPGAGEVLIRYTAAGLCHSDLHLTDGDLVPRFPIVGGHEGAGVIEEVGPGVTKVAPGDHVVCSFIPSCGTCRYCSTGRQNLCDLGANTLEGSFADGTFRFHSAGEDYGSMCMLGTFSQYATISQHSVVKVDESLPLDTAVLVGCGVPTGWGSAVYAGGVRAGDTVVVYGIGGIGCNAVQGAVHAGAQHVVVVDPVELKRDTALRLGATHAFATAEEAQETITEVTWGQGADQALVTVGTVDEDVVNAAFAAVGKGGTVVVVGLANPEKATIHVSGGVLTLFEKTIKGTLFGSANPQYDIVRLLRLYQAGKLELDTLVTRRYALDEVNEGYQDLRAGRNIRGVIVHEH, from the coding sequence ATGAAGACGAAAGCAGCCGTACTGCGAGACGTCGGCAAACCGTTCGAGATCACCGAGCTCGACGTGGACGGCCCCGGCGCCGGGGAGGTGCTGATCCGGTACACGGCCGCCGGCCTGTGCCACTCCGACCTGCACCTCACCGACGGCGACCTGGTGCCGCGGTTCCCGATCGTCGGCGGGCACGAAGGCGCCGGCGTCATCGAGGAGGTCGGCCCCGGCGTCACGAAGGTCGCACCAGGCGACCACGTGGTCTGCAGCTTCATCCCCAGCTGCGGCACCTGCCGGTACTGCTCGACCGGCCGGCAGAACCTGTGCGACCTCGGCGCGAACACCCTCGAAGGCTCGTTCGCCGACGGCACGTTCAGGTTCCACAGCGCCGGCGAGGACTACGGCAGCATGTGCATGCTGGGCACGTTCAGCCAGTACGCGACGATCTCGCAGCACTCCGTGGTCAAGGTCGACGAGTCGCTGCCGCTCGACACCGCCGTGCTCGTCGGCTGCGGCGTACCCACCGGCTGGGGGAGCGCGGTCTACGCCGGCGGTGTGCGCGCCGGCGACACCGTCGTGGTGTACGGCATCGGCGGCATCGGCTGCAACGCCGTGCAGGGCGCCGTGCACGCCGGTGCGCAGCATGTCGTCGTGGTCGACCCGGTCGAGCTGAAGCGCGACACCGCGCTGCGCCTCGGCGCCACGCACGCGTTCGCCACCGCGGAGGAGGCACAGGAGACCATCACCGAGGTCACCTGGGGACAGGGAGCGGACCAGGCGCTGGTCACCGTAGGCACCGTCGACGAGGACGTGGTCAACGCCGCCTTCGCCGCCGTCGGCAAGGGCGGCACGGTCGTGGTGGTGGGGCTGGCGAACCCGGAGAAGGCGACCATCCACGTGTCCGGCGGCGTGCTAACGCTGTTCGAGAAGACGATCAAGGGCACGCTGTTCGGCTCCGCGAACCCACAGTACGACATCGTGCGGCTGCTGCGTCTCTACCAGGCCGGCAAGCTCGAGCTGGACACCCTGGTGACCAGGCGGTACGCCCTGGACGAGGTGAACGAGGGCTACCAGGACCTGCGTGCCGGCCGCAATATCCGCGGCGTCATCGTGCACGAGCACTAG
- a CDS encoding cupin domain-containing protein, which produces MTAHVINRKDGRADGEDWTENHQGKPYGAGISIILESTEDVGSGPRLHRHPYPETFVIRQGRALFTVGSDEIVGQAGQILVVPANTPHKFRTLGPGRFESVNIHASDEFVTEWLEPAEEHR; this is translated from the coding sequence ATGACCGCACACGTCATCAACCGCAAGGACGGTCGCGCCGACGGCGAGGACTGGACCGAGAACCACCAGGGCAAGCCGTACGGCGCCGGCATCTCGATCATCCTGGAGAGCACCGAGGACGTCGGGAGCGGCCCGCGCCTGCACCGCCACCCGTACCCGGAGACGTTCGTCATCCGGCAGGGCCGCGCGCTCTTCACCGTGGGCAGCGACGAGATCGTCGGGCAGGCCGGACAGATCCTCGTGGTGCCCGCGAATACCCCACACAAGTTCCGCACCCTCGGACCCGGCCGGTTCGAGAGCGTGAACATCCACGCCAGTGACGAGTTCGTCACCGAGTGGCTGGAACCCGCCGAGGAGCACCGATGA
- a CDS encoding carboxylesterase family protein: MTANYRLGALGFLRHASLRDPFAGNFGIADQQAALRWVRGNIAAFGGDAGNVTLWGESAGGFSVCAQLSSPAARGLFDKAIVHSAPCGNDLLTRREAERRGQDAVGALSCGAAADVAACLRNRSARELAALWSDRQLVFRTGVANSVPLIHGGTREEMRSIIASKYDAVGEPVSAVQYRQVVEEMFGNDANRVLAEYPHADFDTPSIALATALTDEGGQVGTCTQLPYNDAADKRAPVYAYEFAEPMDTVVGDMPYLASHGADIPYYFDSYLPGPPAPPMSQPRQRLAQNLIDHWTTFARTGHPAAGWRTYRDGVAMSFHSERVGPVDIAREHRCGFWRAV, from the coding sequence GTGACGGCGAACTACCGGCTCGGCGCACTCGGCTTCCTCCGGCACGCGTCACTGCGCGACCCGTTCGCAGGCAACTTCGGTATCGCCGACCAGCAGGCAGCGTTGCGCTGGGTTCGTGGCAACATCGCGGCGTTCGGCGGAGACGCCGGCAACGTCACGCTGTGGGGCGAGTCCGCGGGTGGCTTCAGCGTCTGCGCGCAGCTCTCCTCCCCGGCGGCCCGCGGACTGTTCGACAAGGCCATCGTGCACAGCGCACCGTGCGGCAACGACCTGCTCACCCGGCGCGAGGCCGAACGCCGTGGCCAGGACGCCGTCGGCGCGCTCAGTTGCGGCGCGGCGGCCGACGTCGCGGCGTGCCTGCGCAACCGGTCGGCGCGGGAGCTCGCGGCCCTGTGGTCCGACAGGCAGTTGGTCTTCCGCACCGGGGTGGCGAACAGCGTTCCGCTGATCCACGGTGGCACCCGGGAGGAGATGCGCTCAATCATCGCGAGCAAGTACGACGCCGTCGGCGAACCGGTGTCGGCCGTGCAGTACCGACAGGTCGTCGAGGAGATGTTCGGCAACGACGCCAACCGCGTGCTCGCCGAGTACCCGCACGCTGACTTCGACACGCCCAGCATCGCGCTGGCGACGGCACTCACCGACGAGGGCGGGCAGGTAGGTACGTGCACACAGCTGCCGTACAACGACGCCGCAGACAAGCGCGCTCCGGTCTACGCGTACGAGTTCGCGGAACCGATGGACACCGTCGTTGGTGATATGCCGTACCTCGCCTCCCACGGCGCGGATATCCCGTACTACTTCGACAGCTACCTGCCTGGCCCTCCGGCGCCCCCGATGTCGCAGCCGCGCCAACGGCTAGCGCAGAACCTCATCGACCACTGGACGACGTTCGCCAGGACCGGGCATCCCGCGGCCGGTTGGCGCACCTACCGCGACGGCGTCGCCATGTCGTTCCACAGCGAACGGGTCGGTCCGGTGGACATCGCTCGTGAACACCGCTGCGGGTTCTGGCGCGCGGTGTGA
- a CDS encoding ABC transporter substrate-binding protein yields the protein MRVARAGLRRHPAGRTGESRAPVRHHEGGRGAEARGHRRHAVDRRHALHGRRAGRAHRRPADAEVRCAVAGPAGRRQAAVHGRRPADGADRQAEPDLIVGTFSIADKETYRLLSDIAPTTATLDAKQVTPWQDLVDVAGQVLDKEQQAESVVESVESKIDATAEDLPGLKGKTFALAQYIVGDAMYIVADEKDGSSALFQQLGM from the coding sequence GTGCGGGTCGCAAGAGCAGGACTCCGCCGGCACCCCGCTGGACGAACCGGTGAAAGTCGAGCACCGGTTCGGCACCACGAAGGTGGACGAGGTGCCGAAGCGCGTGGTCACCGTCGACATGCCGTGGACCGACGTCATGCTCTCCATGGGCGTCGAGCCGGTCGGGCACACCGTCGACCCGCTGATGCCGAAGTCCGGTGTGCCGTGGCAGGACCTGCCGGCCGACGCCAAGCCGCTGTCCACGGCCGACGGCCTGCCGATGGAGCAGATCGCCAAGCTGAGCCGGACCTGATCGTCGGCACGTTCAGCATCGCCGACAAGGAGACGTACCGGCTGCTCTCGGACATCGCACCGACCACCGCGACGCTGGACGCGAAGCAGGTGACGCCCTGGCAGGACCTCGTCGACGTGGCCGGCCAGGTGCTGGACAAGGAGCAGCAGGCCGAGTCGGTCGTGGAGTCCGTGGAGAGCAAGATCGACGCCACGGCGGAGGACCTGCCCGGCCTGAAGGGCAAGACGTTCGCACTCGCCCAGTACATCGTCGGCGACGCCATGTACATCGTGGCCGACGAGAAGGACGGGTCGAGCGCGCTGTTCCAGCAGCTCGGCATGTAG
- a CDS encoding carboxylesterase family protein, which yields MNRSRLFALVVPIVLTLLVTVGSPAAAATGGAVVRTSDGAVRGTATEDHRIFQGIPYAQPPVGELRLRAPRPNQPWTGIRDATEPGSSCAQVYVYPPGSPPTFTGDEDCLDLNVHVPKGATGPLPVMLFFHGGGSPAAPAPVTTRGGSRGQATSSS from the coding sequence ATGAACAGGTCACGGCTCTTCGCGCTCGTGGTGCCAATCGTGCTCACACTGCTGGTCACCGTCGGCAGCCCGGCTGCCGCTGCCACCGGCGGCGCCGTCGTCCGCACCTCCGACGGCGCGGTTCGCGGCACAGCGACCGAGGATCACCGGATCTTCCAAGGCATCCCGTACGCACAGCCACCCGTCGGCGAGCTGCGGCTGCGCGCACCCCGCCCGAACCAGCCGTGGACCGGCATACGGGACGCCACCGAACCAGGCTCGTCGTGTGCGCAGGTCTACGTGTATCCCCCCGGCTCACCGCCGACATTCACCGGTGACGAGGACTGCCTCGACCTGAACGTCCACGTGCCGAAGGGCGCAACGGGGCCGCTGCCGGTGATGCTGTTCTTCCACGGCGGCGGTTCACCAGCGGCTCCGGCGCCGGTTACGACCCGCGGCGGGTCACGAGGGCAGGCGACGTCATCGTCGTGA